The following coding sequences are from one Bradyrhizobium sp. 200 window:
- a CDS encoding ribonuclease Z, with the protein MFALTFLGTSASVPSAERNHPGLLVEAGSDRILVDCGEGTQRQLLRAGAGFRRIDRILLTDAHFDHVLGIPGLFSTLRLRQSADAMTIHGSRGTLDVVVRMLAGLWGEGRAPIPLELAPLTEGPVFDAGEFTIDCFPVRHLATDSFAFSFASRVRRHLRPERLDSLGVPDGPVRKELAEGKQVRLADGRTIDPESVLGPPEGPKKLVIVGDTETTDGLEGNVRGADVLVIEATFLERDAAIARNYGHLTAAQAAALAATADIKLLVLTHISGRYTDEEILAEAKRTFPNSWIAADFDRIVV; encoded by the coding sequence ATGTTCGCGCTTACGTTTTTGGGGACCTCGGCAAGCGTTCCGTCGGCCGAACGTAACCATCCTGGCCTTCTGGTGGAGGCGGGCAGCGATCGCATCCTCGTCGATTGTGGAGAAGGCACGCAGCGCCAGTTGCTACGCGCCGGCGCCGGCTTCCGGCGGATCGATCGGATTCTGCTCACCGACGCGCATTTCGACCATGTACTCGGCATTCCCGGTCTCTTCTCGACGCTGCGGCTACGGCAAAGCGCCGACGCAATGACGATCCACGGAAGCCGCGGTACCCTCGACGTCGTCGTCCGAATGCTCGCGGGCCTGTGGGGCGAGGGTAGGGCCCCGATTCCGCTGGAACTGGCGCCGTTGACGGAGGGGCCGGTCTTCGACGCCGGCGAGTTCACGATCGACTGCTTTCCGGTCCGGCATCTCGCCACTGACAGCTTCGCCTTCTCGTTTGCAAGTCGGGTTCGCCGCCATCTTCGGCCAGAGCGTCTCGATAGTCTCGGAGTGCCAGACGGCCCGGTGCGGAAGGAGCTGGCCGAAGGAAAACAGGTGAGACTAGCGGACGGCAGGACGATCGATCCGGAAAGCGTCCTTGGACCGCCCGAGGGGCCCAAGAAGCTAGTTATCGTGGGCGACACCGAAACCACGGATGGATTGGAGGGAAACGTTCGTGGTGCCGACGTGCTGGTGATCGAGGCGACGTTTCTGGAGCGCGACGCAGCTATCGCGCGCAACTACGGACATCTAACCGCGGCCCAAGCAGCCGCCCTTGCTGCGACAGCCGACATCAAACTGCTCGTTCTGACCCATATTTCCGGCCGCTACACGGACGAGGAGATACTCGCCGAGGCGAAGAGGACCTTTCCAAACAGCTGGATTGCGGCCGATTTCGACCGCATCGTTGTCTGA
- a CDS encoding Ku protein: MAPRANWKGFLRLSLVTCPVALYPATSESEKVSFNQLNRKTGHRIKYAKVDADTGEEVANEDIVKGYKVDTDTFIEVTKEELENVALESTRTIEIDEFVDRSEIDPRYLIRPYYLVPDGKVGHDAFAVIRETIREMNKVAIGRVVLTNREHIIALDPLDKGLMGTLLRYPYEVRSEKEYFDDIQDVKVTKDMLELARHIVNQKAGRFEPEKFEDQYETALIDLINAKRAGKPITAKERPRGENVVDLMDALRKSLGAAEPAKGSKPAKKPRKVASGQKEMLMPISGEKPAKEAAAKKPAAKPQRKSA, encoded by the coding sequence ATGGCCCCCCGCGCTAACTGGAAAGGCTTCCTGCGTCTTTCTCTCGTCACCTGTCCGGTCGCGCTCTATCCGGCCACGTCGGAATCCGAAAAAGTCTCCTTCAACCAGCTCAACCGGAAGACCGGCCACCGGATCAAGTACGCTAAGGTGGATGCGGACACCGGCGAGGAAGTCGCCAACGAGGATATCGTCAAGGGCTACAAGGTCGACACCGACACCTTCATCGAGGTAACGAAGGAGGAGCTTGAGAACGTCGCGTTGGAATCGACGCGAACCATCGAGATCGACGAGTTCGTCGACCGGAGCGAGATCGATCCAAGATATCTGATCCGTCCCTATTACCTGGTGCCGGACGGCAAGGTCGGTCACGACGCCTTCGCGGTCATCCGCGAAACCATCCGCGAGATGAACAAGGTCGCGATCGGACGCGTGGTTCTGACCAACCGCGAGCACATCATCGCGCTCGATCCGCTGGACAAGGGCCTGATGGGAACGCTGCTGCGTTACCCTTACGAAGTCCGCTCCGAAAAGGAGTATTTCGACGATATCCAGGACGTCAAAGTCACCAAGGACATGCTCGAACTCGCCAGACACATCGTCAATCAGAAGGCGGGCCGCTTCGAACCGGAGAAGTTCGAAGACCAGTACGAAACCGCTCTCATCGATCTCATCAACGCAAAGCGGGCCGGCAAACCCATCACCGCGAAGGAGCGTCCCCGCGGCGAGAACGTGGTGGATCTTATGGATGCGTTGCGCAAGAGCCTCGGTGCCGCCGAGCCAGCCAAGGGTTCAAAGCCGGCCAAGAAGCCGCGCAAGGTCGCAAGCGGTCAGAAGGAAATGCTGATGCCGATCTCCGGCGAGAAGCCGGCGAAGGAGGCCGCGGCGAAGAAGCCGGCGGCCAAGCCGCAGCGGAAGTCGGCCTGA
- a CDS encoding 3'-5' exonuclease, producing the protein MLESNLTLDAMAEALAKSAEYRVLRRLVPRTTFTPSSGQSTKTGILLDVETTGLDQRKDEIIELGMVKFDYLPDGRIAGIRDVFSSFNEPSVPIPLEVTALTGITDATVVGQRIDDDAVSSFVDEAVIVIAHNAGFDRKFAERYWSIFQRKAWGCSATEVEWRKHCFEGSRLGYLLNGAGFFHQAHRAVDDCHALLEILAFKIPTTGTPALAFLLERARKKTMRVWAEQSPFDLKDALRQRGYRWSDGSDGRPWSWYVDVDEGKLDDEIAFLKSEIYLRDVEPRLQTLTAFDRFSIRA; encoded by the coding sequence ATGCTTGAATCCAATCTGACTCTGGACGCCATGGCCGAGGCATTGGCCAAATCCGCGGAGTACCGTGTGCTTCGCCGCCTGGTGCCTCGAACGACCTTCACGCCCTCCAGTGGTCAAAGCACGAAGACCGGCATCCTGCTCGATGTGGAAACGACCGGCCTCGACCAACGAAAGGACGAGATCATCGAGCTGGGCATGGTCAAATTCGACTACCTGCCTGACGGTCGGATCGCAGGCATCAGAGATGTCTTCTCATCGTTCAATGAGCCATCCGTGCCGATCCCTCTGGAGGTGACCGCCCTCACCGGCATCACCGACGCGACGGTCGTCGGACAGCGGATCGATGACGACGCCGTCTCGTCGTTCGTCGATGAGGCCGTGATCGTCATCGCCCATAACGCAGGCTTCGACCGCAAATTCGCGGAACGCTATTGGTCGATATTCCAACGAAAGGCCTGGGGATGTTCGGCGACGGAGGTCGAGTGGCGGAAGCACTGCTTCGAAGGTTCGCGCCTAGGCTACCTCTTGAACGGCGCCGGCTTCTTCCACCAAGCTCACAGAGCGGTCGACGATTGCCATGCTCTGCTCGAGATTTTAGCGTTCAAAATACCGACGACTGGCACGCCGGCGCTTGCCTTCCTGCTCGAACGTGCTCGCAAAAAAACGATGCGGGTGTGGGCTGAGCAATCGCCTTTCGACCTCAAGGATGCCCTCAGACAACGCGGCTACCGTTGGAGCGACGGAAGCGATGGCAGGCCGTGGTCATGGTACGTCGACGTCGATGAAGGCAAGCTGGATGACGAAATCGCGTTTCTCAAGAGCGAGATCTATCTCCGGGACGTCGAGCCGCGCTTGCAGACCTTAACGGCGTTCGACCGGTTTTCGATTAGAGCATGA
- a CDS encoding cell envelope biogenesis protein TolA: protein MARTLKTYQTSLGFFDLAIAAPSMKAALEAWGADSNLFHQGAAKESQDPDVVAATMAAPGVVLKRPVGSSGPFKENADLPTDLVGEGSGKRAGRSTASGKPQRHPKRASDPAADRKAALAFEREQKLRERESAKEEAARQKERAQRQQAIDNAQSALDTARLKHEENAAGIQVELELIEEKARAEEARWAKEKIRLETALRHARA from the coding sequence ATGGCGAGGACGCTGAAGACGTATCAAACTTCGCTTGGCTTCTTCGACCTGGCTATTGCGGCCCCATCGATGAAAGCGGCGCTGGAGGCCTGGGGCGCGGACAGCAATCTCTTCCATCAGGGCGCTGCCAAGGAAAGCCAGGATCCGGACGTCGTCGCCGCGACCATGGCGGCTCCGGGCGTTGTCCTGAAGCGCCCTGTCGGATCGAGTGGTCCATTCAAGGAGAACGCCGACTTGCCGACTGATCTCGTCGGCGAGGGCAGCGGGAAGAGGGCCGGTCGCAGTACTGCCAGCGGAAAGCCGCAAAGGCATCCGAAGCGGGCCAGCGACCCGGCGGCCGACCGCAAGGCCGCACTGGCCTTCGAGAGAGAGCAGAAGCTGCGCGAGCGCGAGAGCGCGAAGGAGGAGGCCGCCCGTCAGAAGGAGCGCGCACAACGCCAGCAGGCCATCGACAACGCCCAAAGTGCCTTGGACACTGCACGCCTTAAGCACGAAGAGAACGCTGCCGGCATTCAAGTTGAGCTTGAGCTTATCGAAGAAAAGGCGCGAGCCGAGGAAGCACGTTGGGCGAAAGAAAAAATTAGGTTGGAAACCGCGTTGCGCCACGCGCGGGCGTAG
- the dinB gene encoding DNA polymerase IV, which produces MVPSDPEHGVASAPHRKIIHIDMDAFYASVEQRDNPDLRGKPVAVGGSAQRGVVAAASYEARKFGVRSAMASVTAKRQCPELIFVKPRFEIYKAISRQISEIFAEHTPIIEPLSLDEAYLDVTDNLQGIPLARDVALRIREKIKAETGLNASAGISYNKFLAKLASDYRKPNGQYVISPEMGPAFVETLPVGKFHGIGPATAAKFNAFGIWTGLDIRSQSLAFLQENFGKSGTYYYWISRGIDERPVRANRVRKSVGAENTFAADLRGFEVMVAELQPLIDKVWRHCESTGTRGRTVTLKVKFADFEIITRGRSVSSAVTSRDDLAQATISLLEDNMPFPKAVRLLGVSLSSLQGGDDAEPGQLDFGI; this is translated from the coding sequence ATGGTCCCTTCCGATCCGGAGCACGGCGTCGCGTCGGCGCCCCATCGCAAGATCATCCATATCGACATGGATGCGTTCTATGCGTCAGTGGAACAGCGGGATAACCCGGACCTCCGAGGCAAGCCGGTCGCGGTGGGCGGTTCGGCTCAGCGCGGCGTCGTAGCCGCCGCCAGCTACGAAGCCCGCAAATTCGGCGTTCGCTCCGCCATGGCGTCGGTCACGGCGAAGAGACAGTGCCCCGAGCTGATCTTCGTCAAGCCGCGCTTCGAGATCTACAAGGCGATCAGCCGGCAAATCAGCGAGATCTTCGCCGAGCACACGCCGATCATCGAGCCTCTATCGCTCGACGAAGCCTACCTCGACGTCACGGACAACCTGCAAGGCATCCCGCTGGCCAGAGACGTCGCGCTGCGGATCCGCGAGAAGATCAAGGCCGAGACCGGCCTCAACGCCTCGGCGGGCATCTCCTACAACAAGTTCCTCGCGAAGCTCGCATCCGATTACCGTAAACCCAACGGTCAGTACGTTATTTCGCCTGAGATGGGACCAGCCTTCGTCGAGACGCTTCCGGTCGGAAAATTTCACGGTATCGGGCCGGCGACTGCCGCCAAATTCAATGCCTTCGGGATCTGGACCGGTCTCGACATCCGCAGTCAGTCCCTCGCCTTCCTGCAGGAGAACTTCGGCAAATCCGGCACCTACTATTACTGGATCTCACGCGGCATTGATGAGCGTCCCGTACGGGCGAACCGCGTCCGCAAATCCGTCGGCGCCGAGAACACATTCGCCGCCGACCTTAGAGGATTCGAAGTGATGGTGGCAGAGCTGCAGCCCCTGATCGACAAGGTCTGGCGGCACTGCGAGTCGACGGGCACTCGGGGCAGAACGGTGACGCTCAAAGTGAAGTTCGCTGACTTCGAGATCATCACGCGCGGCCGGTCCGTCTCTTCGGCTGTCACGAGCCGCGACGATCTCGCACAAGCCACGATTAGCCTGCTGGAAGACAACATGCCCTTTCCAAAGGCGGTGCGCCTGCTCGGAGTGTCACTGTCCTCCCTGCAAGGCGGAGACGATGCGGAGCCTGGGCAGCTGGATTTCGGGATTTGA
- a CDS encoding DNA repair exonuclease has product MSAYRFVHTADVHLDSPLRSLALRDPRLAEFVGNASRQVFSRIVDLCLDEQVNALLLAGDLYDGEQTSMKTARFLAEQLRRLDSAGIKVFIIRGNHDALSKITKELVFPENVHLFGGRADAVDILRDRGERPIAIHGLSFAKPQAPESLLAKYRPPVGGAINIGLMHTSLDGSPPHDVYAPCSTADLLASGFRYWALGHIHKRSTTEGPCTLVMPGIPQGRDVGEHGPKSVTLASVLDDGSITMEERIVSLAQFERVAVDASGVASWSDLAARLEKALGEAASRSASDHLVARLAVSGATSMAWNIRRDADLLRTEAEARAEAMGNLWIEKIDIHCRRPVIGSAESADPVEALRRTMSDEIVGSEAFRAEADGIVNDLLAQLPPDCRRSLAPDDTGLDLLIGRLANEGSEEVLARLAAGSTLEVR; this is encoded by the coding sequence ATGAGCGCCTACCGTTTCGTGCATACAGCCGACGTCCATCTCGACTCGCCGCTGCGTTCGCTCGCGCTGCGCGATCCGCGGCTGGCTGAATTCGTGGGCAATGCCAGCCGGCAGGTTTTCTCGCGTATAGTCGACTTATGCCTCGACGAGCAGGTGAACGCGCTCCTGCTGGCCGGCGACCTCTATGACGGCGAACAGACCTCGATGAAGACGGCGCGCTTTCTCGCCGAGCAACTCCGCCGCTTGGATTCAGCAGGCATCAAGGTCTTCATCATCCGGGGCAACCACGACGCCCTCTCGAAGATAACGAAGGAACTCGTCTTTCCGGAAAACGTCCACTTATTCGGCGGCCGGGCGGACGCCGTCGATATCTTGCGGGATCGCGGCGAAAGACCGATCGCGATCCATGGACTCAGCTTCGCGAAGCCGCAGGCGCCGGAAAGCCTTCTCGCCAAGTACCGGCCGCCCGTCGGCGGCGCCATCAACATCGGACTGATGCACACCAGTCTGGACGGTTCTCCCCCTCACGATGTCTACGCGCCGTGCAGCACGGCGGACCTCCTCGCCTCGGGCTTCCGGTACTGGGCGCTCGGGCACATCCACAAACGTTCGACGACGGAAGGCCCCTGCACCCTCGTGATGCCGGGCATTCCGCAAGGGCGCGACGTCGGCGAACACGGTCCCAAATCCGTGACGCTGGCCAGCGTGCTAGACGACGGGTCCATCACGATGGAGGAGCGCATCGTCAGCCTGGCGCAATTCGAACGCGTCGCCGTCGACGCCTCCGGCGTAGCATCGTGGTCGGACCTAGCCGCTCGGCTTGAGAAGGCCCTCGGAGAAGCCGCCAGCAGATCAGCATCCGATCATCTCGTCGCGCGACTTGCCGTTTCGGGAGCGACATCGATGGCCTGGAACATCCGGCGCGATGCCGATCTCCTGCGCACCGAAGCCGAGGCCCGGGCGGAGGCGATGGGCAACCTATGGATCGAGAAGATCGATATCCACTGCCGGCGGCCCGTCATCGGTTCGGCGGAGAGCGCGGATCCGGTCGAAGCGCTGCGAAGGACGATGAGCGACGAAATCGTCGGCTCCGAAGCTTTCCGGGCCGAAGCGGATGGTATCGTCAACGACCTTCTCGCGCAGCTGCCCCCGGACTGTCGACGCAGCCTAGCTCCGGACGACACCGGCCTCGACCTGCTCATCGGGCGACTCGCCAACGAAGGATCGGAAGAGGTGCTGGCGAGACTTGCCGCCGGCAGCACGCTGGAGGTGCGTTAA